In the Acidobacteriota bacterium genome, GCGGAACCTTGGCCGGTACACCTTCACCGATGTGGTCGCGTTCCGGTTGCGGCAAACGCCGGTGCGGGTGGCCGCCTCGGCCGGCAGCCTGGCGGTCGTCGCCTTCTATCTGATCGCGCAAATGGTCGGCGCCGGCAACCTGATTCGGCTGCTGTTCGGTCTCAGCTACGAAGTGGCGGTGGTGATCGTCGGCCTGGTCATGCTCGCGTACGTGCTGTTCGGCGGGATGATCGCCACGACGTGGGTGCAAATCGTCAAGGCGGCGCTGCTGCTGTCGGGCGCCTTCATGCTGGCCGGCATGGTGCTGGCGCAGTTTGCGTTCAATCCGCTGGCGCTGTTCTCGGAAGCTGCCCGGCAGTACGGTGAGGGCGTGCTGGCACCGGGCCGGCTGGTCTCGGATCCGGTGGACGCCATTTCACTGGGTCTGGCCCTGATGTTCGGAACCGCCGGTCTGCCGCACATCCTGATGCGGTTCTACACCGTGCCGGATGCCCGCACCGCGCGCGTCTCGGTGGCTTATGCGACCGGGATCATCGGCGTCTTCTACCTGCTGACCTTTATCCTCGGCTTCGGCGCCATGGTGCTGGTCGGCCAGACCGACATCCGCGCCGTGGACGCAGGTGGCAACATGGCGGCGCCGTTGCTCGCCGAGGTGGTGGGCGGACAGGCGTTCCTGGGGTTCATTGCCGCCGTCGCCTTCGCCACCATCCTGGCGGTGGTCGCCGGCCTCACGCTGGCCGGGGCCGCCACGCTGTCGCACGACATCTACGTGCACGTGTTCCGCCACGGCCGCGCCACCGAGAAGGAACAACTGCTGGTTGCGCGCAGCGCCACCATTCTGCTCGCCACGGTGTCGATCGCCCTGGGCATCGCGTTCAAGGGCCAGAACGTGGCGTACATGGTGGGCCTGGCCTTCGCCATTGCCGCCAGCGCCAACTTCCCCGCGTTGATCCTGTCGATGTTCTGGAAGCCGTTCACGACGCGCGGCGCCCAGGCGTCGATCCTGTTTGGCACGTTCGCCACGCTGGCCCTGATTTACCTGTCGCCGACCATCCAGGTCGACCTGCTGCAAAACGCCACCGCGTATTTCCCGTACCGCAACCCGGGCTTGTTTACCATTCCGCTGTCGTTCGTCATCGGGATTGTGGTGTCGCTGGCGGCGCCCGAGCCGGCCGCCTCGGCCGGCTTCGCGAAGCTCGAGCAGCAGATCCATTTCGGAGCGGACCAAGACGCGGGATAATGGAACCTGGCATGCCCGCCCGCCGTCTGTAAACTCTGAGCTTCTGTTTGACCGCGCTTCAGCTGCACAACCCCCGCATCCGCTATTCCCTGTTCGCGATCTGGCTGCTCGTCGTCGCGGGCGCCCTGTACCTGTATTTCTTCCAGCG is a window encoding:
- a CDS encoding sodium/solute symporter (Members of the Solute:Sodium Symporter (SSS), TC 2.A.21 as described in tcdb.org, catalyze solute:Na+ symport. Known solutes for members of the family include sugars, amino acids, nucleosides, inositols, vitamins, urea or anions, depending on the system.), with product MQTGEPNVVAMAGFAIFIVLSLGITWLAARHTHSTKDFYTAGGSVTAWQNGMALAGDYMSAASFLGIAGLVALSGFDGLIYSIGFLVGWPVVACLIAEPLRNLGRYTFTDVVAFRLRQTPVRVAASAGSLAVVAFYLIAQMVGAGNLIRLLFGLSYEVAVVIVGLVMLAYVLFGGMIATTWVQIVKAALLLSGAFMLAGMVLAQFAFNPLALFSEAARQYGEGVLAPGRLVSDPVDAISLGLALMFGTAGLPHILMRFYTVPDARTARVSVAYATGIIGVFYLLTFILGFGAMVLVGQTDIRAVDAGGNMAAPLLAEVVGGQAFLGFIAAVAFATILAVVAGLTLAGAATLSHDIYVHVFRHGRATEKEQLLVARSATILLATVSIALGIAFKGQNVAYMVGLAFAIAASANFPALILSMFWKPFTTRGAQASILFGTFATLALIYLSPTIQVDLLQNATAYFPYRNPGLFTIPLSFVIGIVVSLAAPEPAASAGFAKLEQQIHFGADQDAG